From one Chryseobacterium sp. 3008163 genomic stretch:
- a CDS encoding CusA/CzcA family heavy metal efflux RND transporter: MLDKIIKFSIKNKIVIGIMTLLLIIWGVWSASRLPIDAVPDITNNQVQIITVCPTLAGQEVEQLVTFPIEQSIATVPDIEETRSISRFGLSVITVVFKDKVDIYFARQLINERLKQAEENIPKGIGTPELAPVSTGLGEVYQYILHPKKGSEKKYNAKDLRTMQDWIVSRQLYGTEGVAEVNSFGGELKQYEVAVNPNRLKAMGVSVADIFTALEKNNQNTGGAYIDKKPNAYFIRGIGLATSIEDVKNIAVKNTGSIPVFVKDVADVRFGHATRYGAMTYNGQTDAVGGVVMMLKGANSNDVVSRIKEKIPTIQKSLPADIVIEPFLDRTDLVDRAISTVEKNLIEGALIVIFVLVVFLGNFRAGLIVASAIPLSLLFALGMMNVFGVSANLMSLGAIDFGLIVDGAVIIVEATLHHLGLRKSVQKLTQSEMDEEVFLSASKIRGSAAFGEIIILIVYIPILTLVGIEGKMFSPMAKTVGFAILGALILSLTYIPMMCALFLSKKTSHKENFSDKMMNWLQKIYQPLLQKAIKIKYVIVGLTVLLFSISALIFSRMGGEFIPQLQEGDFAFHCILPQGSSLSQSIETSMQASRVIKQFDEVKMVVGKTGSAEVPTDPMPPEATDLIIVLKPQKEWKSKKSYTELSDEITEKLEVIPGVFFEANQPIQMRFNELMTGIRQDVAVKIFGENMDTLSIYADKVSKVIQNVDGATSPQVERVGGLPQINVTYDRTRIANYGLNVEDVNNVLSTAFAGKTAGQIFENERRFDLVVRLDSLYRTDIEDVSNLMVPTNTGTQVPLSQVANIEYKLGPAQISREAGKRRIVVGFNVKGRDVESVVKDIQQKLEKDVKLPSGYYFTYGGQFENLKEASQRLMIAVPVSLLLIFMLLYFTFHSFKQATLIFTAIPMSAIGGVFALLLRGMPFSISAGIGFIALFGVAVLNGIVLIGTFNQLEKDGVTDVFKRVIEGTKTRLRPVLMTATVASFGFLPMAISTSAGAEVQKPLATVVIGGLLSATFLTLFVLPMLYIIFNSKINLKDKLLKKPLTVIILIGTLFLGQNLKAQSSREISLNQAIELLQENNPSIKAKDLNIQSSEALKPTAKELPKLDFNAQLGQYNSPKFDQSFAISQSIPFPTLFKARKELIQEEIKTKKLEKQITENELIKQVRSYFYQIEYLQYNQTKLKYLDNLYGDFIRIATVRFKAGDIKKIEINTAETQKGEINLLFQQNKVYLDNAYKNLKVLLNTDEDISIPDSQKYEPLKVEYLLDSETVENHPSIQIFKQNMEVLEKNKNVEKAQGLPDFSIGYTNQSLIGFHTLNGQEKYYGAENRFNSVSIGVAIPLTFGATKARIKSLEYQKQMEENNAKFQQQQLDAQLKNSLSQYQQDLQQYQYYLNQAIPNAKSIVKAAQLGYKTGEISYVEYLFALQTATNIELKYLQSIQQVNQTVVNINSLINK; this comes from the coding sequence GTGTTAGATAAAATCATAAAATTTAGCATCAAAAACAAGATCGTTATTGGCATAATGACCTTGCTTTTGATCATTTGGGGAGTTTGGAGTGCTTCCAGATTACCCATCGATGCTGTTCCTGATATCACCAATAATCAGGTTCAGATTATTACGGTTTGCCCTACTTTGGCTGGACAAGAGGTTGAGCAATTGGTCACTTTCCCCATCGAACAAAGTATTGCAACCGTTCCCGATATAGAAGAAACCCGAAGTATTTCAAGATTCGGATTATCGGTAATCACCGTTGTTTTTAAAGATAAAGTAGACATTTATTTTGCCCGGCAATTAATTAATGAAAGATTAAAACAAGCCGAAGAAAATATCCCAAAAGGAATTGGAACTCCTGAGTTAGCGCCTGTCAGTACCGGATTAGGTGAAGTCTACCAATATATTTTGCATCCTAAAAAGGGAAGTGAAAAAAAATACAATGCGAAAGATCTGCGTACGATGCAGGATTGGATCGTTTCCCGACAATTATACGGAACAGAAGGCGTTGCTGAGGTCAATAGTTTTGGAGGCGAGTTGAAGCAATATGAAGTTGCCGTCAATCCTAATCGTCTAAAAGCAATGGGAGTAAGCGTTGCAGATATTTTCACAGCCCTTGAAAAGAACAATCAAAATACAGGCGGAGCTTATATTGATAAAAAACCAAATGCCTATTTCATCCGTGGAATTGGCTTAGCAACTTCTATTGAGGATGTTAAAAATATTGCGGTCAAAAATACAGGGAGTATTCCTGTTTTTGTGAAAGATGTCGCAGATGTTCGTTTCGGGCACGCAACCCGTTACGGTGCGATGACGTACAACGGCCAAACCGATGCTGTAGGTGGAGTGGTCATGATGTTGAAAGGAGCCAATAGCAATGATGTTGTGAGCAGAATTAAAGAAAAAATTCCTACAATTCAGAAATCGTTGCCTGCAGATATTGTAATCGAACCATTTTTAGACAGAACCGACTTGGTAGATCGAGCCATAAGTACAGTAGAAAAGAATTTGATTGAAGGAGCATTGATCGTGATCTTTGTTTTAGTTGTATTTCTCGGCAATTTCAGAGCAGGATTAATTGTAGCGTCAGCAATTCCTTTATCATTATTGTTCGCTTTAGGAATGATGAATGTTTTCGGAGTAAGTGCCAATTTAATGAGTTTGGGAGCGATTGATTTCGGATTAATTGTAGACGGTGCCGTAATTATTGTTGAAGCTACTTTACATCATTTAGGATTAAGGAAATCTGTCCAAAAATTGACACAAAGCGAAATGGATGAAGAAGTTTTTCTATCAGCATCAAAAATCCGTGGAAGTGCCGCTTTTGGAGAAATTATCATTCTGATTGTATACATTCCGATTCTTACGTTGGTAGGAATTGAAGGTAAAATGTTCTCACCCATGGCTAAAACAGTAGGTTTTGCAATTCTCGGAGCACTGATTCTTTCATTGACCTACATTCCGATGATGTGCGCACTTTTCCTTTCAAAGAAAACGTCTCACAAAGAAAATTTTTCGGATAAAATGATGAATTGGCTGCAAAAAATATATCAACCCTTATTACAGAAAGCCATTAAAATTAAATATGTGATTGTTGGGCTCACCGTCTTGTTATTTTCAATTTCAGCATTGATTTTTAGCAGAATGGGTGGTGAGTTTATTCCACAGTTGCAGGAAGGAGATTTTGCTTTTCACTGTATTTTACCGCAAGGAAGTTCATTAAGCCAGAGTATCGAAACTTCGATGCAGGCTTCAAGAGTTATTAAACAATTTGATGAGGTGAAAATGGTAGTTGGAAAAACGGGTTCAGCCGAAGTTCCTACAGATCCGATGCCGCCTGAAGCAACCGATTTAATAATTGTTTTAAAGCCTCAAAAAGAATGGAAATCCAAAAAATCATACACTGAATTATCGGATGAGATTACAGAAAAGCTGGAAGTAATTCCCGGTGTTTTCTTTGAAGCCAATCAGCCAATCCAAATGCGTTTTAATGAATTAATGACAGGGATCCGACAAGATGTTGCGGTAAAGATTTTCGGTGAAAATATGGATACGCTTTCTATTTATGCCGATAAAGTAAGCAAAGTTATTCAAAATGTTGATGGCGCAACTTCTCCGCAGGTTGAAAGAGTGGGAGGACTTCCGCAGATCAATGTGACGTACGACAGAACGAGAATTGCAAATTATGGTTTGAATGTAGAAGATGTCAACAATGTTTTAAGCACCGCATTTGCAGGAAAAACCGCTGGACAAATTTTTGAAAATGAGAGACGTTTTGATTTGGTAGTAAGATTAGATAGTCTGTACCGAACGGATATTGAGGATGTCAGTAATTTGATGGTTCCAACGAATACCGGAACTCAGGTTCCGTTGTCGCAAGTCGCTAATATTGAATATAAACTTGGACCTGCACAAATTAGCCGTGAAGCAGGAAAACGAAGAATTGTCGTTGGTTTTAATGTAAAAGGAAGAGATGTAGAAAGTGTTGTGAAAGATATTCAGCAAAAATTAGAGAAAGACGTAAAACTTCCATCTGGATATTATTTTACCTATGGCGGACAGTTTGAAAATTTAAAAGAAGCCAGTCAACGATTGATGATTGCTGTTCCTGTGTCGCTACTTTTGATCTTTATGCTGCTATATTTTACATTCCATTCATTTAAACAGGCAACTTTAATATTTACAGCGATTCCGATGAGCGCGATCGGAGGTGTTTTTGCTCTTTTATTGAGAGGGATGCCTTTCAGTATCAGCGCAGGAATTGGTTTTATCGCATTATTTGGAGTGGCGGTTCTTAACGGAATTGTTTTGATTGGAACATTCAATCAATTAGAAAAAGATGGAGTTACCGATGTATTTAAAAGAGTAATTGAAGGAACGAAAACCAGATTAAGACCTGTTTTAATGACGGCAACGGTAGCCTCTTTCGGATTTTTACCGATGGCAATAAGTACAAGCGCGGGAGCAGAAGTTCAGAAACCATTAGCAACGGTTGTTATTGGAGGATTACTCTCTGCAACTTTCCTTACTTTATTCGTCTTGCCGATGTTGTACATTATTTTTAATTCTAAAATTAATCTTAAAGATAAATTGTTGAAAAAGCCTTTAACAGTAATCATTTTAATAGGAACTTTATTTTTAGGTCAAAATTTGAAAGCCCAAAGTTCAAGAGAAATTTCTTTGAATCAGGCGATAGAATTACTACAAGAAAATAATCCTTCCATCAAAGCAAAAGATCTTAATATTCAGTCTTCCGAAGCCTTAAAACCAACAGCAAAAGAGCTTCCGAAACTGGATTTCAATGCGCAGCTCGGACAATATAACAGTCCGAAATTTGATCAGTCTTTTGCCATCTCACAATCTATTCCGTTTCCGACGTTATTTAAAGCCAGAAAAGAATTGATTCAGGAAGAAATTAAAACTAAAAAGCTTGAAAAGCAAATCACCGAAAATGAATTGATCAAACAGGTTAGATCCTATTTTTATCAGATCGAATATTTGCAGTACAATCAAACAAAATTGAAATATCTCGACAATTTGTATGGCGATTTCATAAGAATTGCAACGGTGAGATTCAAAGCAGGAGATATTAAAAAGATCGAAATTAATACTGCCGAAACCCAAAAAGGAGAAATTAATCTTTTGTTTCAGCAGAATAAGGTGTATCTAGATAATGCCTATAAAAATTTAAAGGTTTTGTTGAATACGGACGAAGATATTTCCATTCCTGATTCTCAAAAATATGAACCGTTAAAAGTAGAATATCTTCTAGACAGCGAAACGGTAGAAAATCATCCGTCGATCCAGATTTTTAAGCAGAATATGGAAGTGCTGGAAAAGAATAAAAATGTTGAAAAGGCGCAGGGATTACCAGATTTCAGTATCGGATATACTAATCAGTCTTTGATAGGTTTTCACACCTTAAATGGACAGGAGAAATACTATGGCGCTGAAAATAGATTTAATTCTGTAAGTATTGGAGTGGCTATTCCATTGACTTTCGGGGCTACAAAAGCAAGAATAAAATCTTTGGAATATCAAAAGCAGATGGAGGAAAATAATGCGAAGTTCCAACAGCAGCAATTGGATGCTCAACTAAAAAATTCGTTAAGCCAGTATCAGCAAGATCTTCAGCAGTATCAGTATTATTTAAATCAAGCGATTCCTAATGCGAAAAGTATTGTAAAAGCCGCTCAGTTAGGTTATAAAACAGGAGAAATCTCTTATGTAGAATATTTGTTTGCGCTTCAAACAGCAACCAATATCGAACTGAAATATTTGCAATCCATTCAACAGGTGAATCAAACTGTGGTCAACATTAATTCTTTAATCAACAAATAA
- a CDS encoding RagB/SusD family nutrient uptake outer membrane protein: MKKLKYISFALIAAISLISCEQDLETAPTNQADEAEIFKTAESAETVINGTWAKFNDDGTTYANIGYSTVLRTSDAMGSDVAVLTNKYGFPSAYAFTDLVNNTGGRSLYIWTSLYSVINNMNNVIAKIDIAEGTQEKKNQVKGQAKALRAFCYLNLASFYQFSYLKDKNAPTAPIYTGPATTNSVGKKKASLEEIYTLIKSDLKDADQLLQNYSRNNKDKIDRFVVNGLLARVYLNTGEWTNAIASAKIARTGFPLMNAEKYKEGFNDITNGEWIWGHAQTQEQSGESYAFHFLDVSSSGSYYYSFMADPYFKDLFDTNDIRYSLFSWDGLPGREGLLRYAKFKFKANLIADIVFMRASEMYLIEAEAEARNGNVSNAVTVLNQLKTARNANVYNGSLAQNAVIKEVLTERRKELFGEGFSLSDIIRTQGKVERKAYVNTSGQPIQVQVTTPDGTVKMVNGRGHSIFAFPDQSAFAPNSRYYLFSIPQKEIENNPNL, translated from the coding sequence ATGAAAAAATTAAAATACATATCTTTTGCTTTAATTGCCGCCATCTCATTGATCAGCTGTGAGCAGGATCTTGAAACCGCACCAACCAATCAGGCAGATGAAGCTGAAATTTTCAAAACTGCAGAAAGTGCCGAAACAGTAATCAACGGAACTTGGGCGAAGTTTAATGACGACGGAACGACGTATGCCAATATTGGTTATTCAACGGTTTTAAGAACCAGCGATGCCATGGGAAGTGATGTTGCAGTTTTGACTAACAAATATGGGTTTCCATCGGCTTATGCATTTACTGATTTGGTGAATAATACTGGAGGTAGATCGCTTTATATCTGGACGTCTTTATATTCTGTCATCAATAATATGAACAATGTGATTGCCAAAATTGATATTGCTGAAGGAACTCAGGAAAAGAAAAATCAGGTGAAAGGCCAGGCGAAAGCGCTACGTGCGTTCTGTTATTTAAATCTTGCCAGCTTTTATCAGTTTAGTTATTTGAAAGATAAAAATGCTCCGACTGCTCCCATTTATACCGGACCGGCAACCACCAATTCTGTAGGGAAGAAAAAAGCAAGCCTCGAAGAAATTTACACTTTAATTAAAAGTGATTTGAAGGATGCCGACCAATTGCTTCAAAATTATTCCAGAAACAATAAAGATAAAATCGACCGATTTGTCGTCAACGGACTTCTGGCAAGAGTTTATTTAAACACCGGCGAATGGACCAACGCAATCGCTTCTGCAAAAATTGCGAGAACAGGATTTCCTTTAATGAATGCCGAAAAATACAAAGAAGGCTTCAACGACATCACCAACGGAGAATGGATCTGGGGTCACGCACAAACTCAGGAACAGTCTGGTGAAAGCTATGCATTCCACTTTTTGGATGTCTCATCTTCGGGAAGCTACTATTACAGTTTTATGGCTGATCCTTATTTTAAAGATTTATTTGATACCAATGATATCCGTTATTCTCTATTTTCATGGGACGGATTGCCGGGAAGAGAAGGACTTTTGAGATATGCTAAATTTAAATTTAAAGCTAATTTAATTGCCGATATCGTTTTCATGAGAGCATCTGAAATGTATTTAATTGAAGCTGAAGCCGAAGCAAGAAACGGTAATGTTTCCAATGCGGTGACCGTTTTAAATCAATTAAAAACAGCTAGAAATGCCAATGTTTATAATGGTTCTCTTGCGCAGAATGCTGTGATTAAAGAAGTTCTAACTGAAAGAAGGAAAGAACTATTCGGAGAAGGTTTCTCTCTCTCAGACATCATCAGAACACAAGGTAAAGTAGAAAGAAAAGCTTATGTCAATACAAGCGGACAACCGATTCAGGTGCAGGTAACCACTCCCGATGGAACGGTAAAGATGGTGAATGGAAGAGGACATTCTATTTTCGCTTTTCCTGATCAGTCGGCTTTTGCGCCCAACAGCAGATATTATTTGTTTTCAATTCCACAGAAGGAAATAGAGAACAATCCAAATTTATAG
- a CDS encoding DUF6660 family protein, with the protein MNLFRLILAMYFMVLSVMPCEDVHQQSGSNKTKLSLNIDESHSKDKGDICSPLCICNCCQITVTAFKMDISMNIPKQIQTYFSKKILFQKNNFAYQVYDHIWQPPKI; encoded by the coding sequence ATGAACCTATTCAGATTGATTTTAGCAATGTATTTCATGGTGTTATCCGTAATGCCGTGCGAAGATGTGCATCAACAATCAGGTTCAAACAAAACAAAACTATCATTAAACATCGACGAATCTCATTCTAAAGATAAAGGCGATATCTGTTCACCATTATGTATTTGCAATTGCTGTCAAATTACGGTTACAGCTTTTAAAATGGATATTTCAATGAATATTCCTAAGCAGATTCAAACTTATTTTTCCAAGAAAATTCTATTTCAGAAAAACAATTTTGCCTATCAGGTGTACGATCACATCTGGCAACCTCCTAAGATTTAA
- a CDS encoding type II 3-dehydroquinate dehydratase: MKVLIINGPNLNLLGTREPEIYGSISMEDYLEKLKSEFTSHELHYYQSNIEGELINRLQKGDFDAVVINPGAFTHYSYAIADCLKNIQKLKVEVHISNIYKREEFRQKSVTAACTDAVLSGFGMEGYRLAILSLK; encoded by the coding sequence ATGAAAGTTTTAATCATCAACGGCCCGAATCTGAATCTTCTAGGCACAAGAGAACCTGAAATCTATGGAAGCATTTCCATGGAAGATTATTTAGAAAAACTAAAGTCTGAGTTCACTTCTCACGAACTGCATTATTATCAGTCAAACATTGAAGGCGAACTAATTAACAGACTTCAGAAAGGTGATTTTGATGCGGTTGTGATTAATCCGGGAGCTTTCACACATTATTCTTATGCAATTGCGGATTGTTTAAAAAATATTCAGAAACTGAAAGTGGAAGTTCACATCAGTAATATTTACAAAAGAGAAGAATTTAGGCAGAAATCTGTAACGGCAGCTTGTACGGATGCAGTTTTGTCTGGTTTTGGGATGGAGGGATATCGACTGGCGATTTTGAGTTTAAAATAG
- a CDS encoding SusC/RagA family TonB-linked outer membrane protein has protein sequence MINKNLINSKIWIPPVAVFFLGIINLHGQETKKDSLREQEIDEVVVVAYGKAKKTSYTGSVATISSEKINNRPVTNITKALEGQVPGLQAVSSSGQPGATASIRIRGIGSVSASSNPLFVVDGIPFDGNINSISPNDIESISVLKDATASSLYGSRAANGVIIVTTKSGKKGEAKVNFNISQGFSSRAVKDYEQVNTDQYFQLYWEALRNGYKSSQVSSQQAAQMASDNLVPALGINPYGSNFAKPVGTDGKLLSGANALWNDDWRDILQRVAARSQVDLDFSGGSEKSNYYFSLGYLDDKGIAIGSGFTKYSTRLKINSEVKKWLNVGANLSYTNSLQEAPPSSDSRTDNIINAARVIPSFYPYYERNVDGSHRLDANGNYIYDFGKYRPTSALQNQNAAATLPLDKNENREDNFSGKGFLDFTFLPELKFKSSFSVDLVNYNGHFYSNPLIGQGSEIGGSVTKTNSRTLSYTTSNILTFDKKFNQHHFNILAGQEFYHYEFQTISGNRSQFSLPYYYEPDAAALLGGFSGNSDKLGLLSFLGKVEYDFKNKYFVSGSVRADGSSRFSPENRWGTFWSVGGSWRASNEDFIKDLNIFDQLTLRASYGGQGNDKLSTYYAYQSLYTFYNNLGEGGTVASRLPTPDLKWETNLNLNVGLEFAILKNRIKGNVEYFQRQSQDLLFDMPLAPSVGFSGYQANIGELKNTGFEFSLFTTPVKTDDFQWDVDMNLSTLNNKITKLPKGSIVSGTKLLQVGGSIYDFFIPEWIGVDPSNGNPLWKTITTDANGNTVEGTTSEYSKATKILQGSSLPKVMGGLTTSIRYKDFDFSGLLTFSLGGKILDTDYTMLMHNGSAAGRAWSSEMLNRWTPENTNTDVPALSTTTNNWTSASSRFLYSGTYARIKNVSLGYTLPSNYFERIGLKKLRVYVQAENLFTFYKHKGMDPEQTLDGTTYYRYPAMRTVTFGLQATL, from the coding sequence ATGATTAACAAAAATTTAATTAATTCTAAAATTTGGATTCCTCCCGTTGCTGTATTTTTCTTAGGAATTATCAATCTACATGGGCAGGAAACAAAAAAAGATTCACTACGCGAACAGGAAATAGATGAAGTCGTAGTGGTCGCTTACGGTAAAGCGAAAAAAACAAGTTACACAGGTTCTGTGGCAACAATTTCCAGCGAAAAAATAAATAACAGACCGGTAACCAATATTACCAAAGCTTTGGAAGGCCAGGTTCCTGGACTTCAGGCGGTGAGTTCTTCGGGACAACCAGGAGCCACAGCTTCTATCCGTATTCGTGGGATTGGCTCGGTAAGTGCTTCCAGCAATCCTTTGTTTGTGGTTGACGGAATTCCTTTTGACGGAAACATCAACTCTATAAGTCCGAATGATATTGAATCCATCAGTGTTTTGAAAGATGCTACAGCAAGTTCACTATACGGATCAAGAGCGGCCAACGGAGTGATTATTGTCACCACAAAATCCGGTAAAAAAGGTGAGGCAAAGGTCAACTTTAATATCAGTCAGGGATTTTCTAGTAGAGCGGTTAAAGATTATGAGCAGGTGAATACCGATCAGTATTTTCAGCTGTATTGGGAAGCTTTGAGAAATGGGTATAAATCGAGTCAGGTCTCTTCACAGCAGGCGGCACAGATGGCAAGTGATAATTTAGTACCAGCTTTAGGGATCAATCCTTATGGTTCAAATTTTGCAAAACCGGTCGGAACAGACGGGAAGCTTTTGTCTGGTGCAAATGCTTTATGGAATGACGACTGGAGAGATATTCTTCAAAGAGTAGCCGCAAGAAGTCAGGTTGATCTGGATTTCAGTGGTGGCAGTGAAAAAAGCAATTATTATTTCTCTTTAGGTTATCTCGATGATAAAGGAATTGCCATTGGTTCAGGTTTTACGAAATACAGCACAAGACTGAAAATTAATTCTGAAGTCAAAAAATGGTTGAACGTAGGAGCTAATTTAAGTTATACCAACAGTCTTCAGGAAGCGCCGCCTTCATCAGATTCTAGGACGGATAATATCATTAATGCGGCAAGAGTCATCCCTTCGTTTTATCCTTATTACGAAAGAAATGTAGATGGAAGCCACAGATTAGATGCCAATGGAAATTACATTTATGACTTTGGAAAATACCGTCCAACAAGTGCTTTACAGAATCAAAATGCAGCAGCGACGTTGCCTTTAGATAAAAATGAAAACAGAGAAGATAACTTTTCAGGAAAAGGGTTTTTAGACTTTACTTTTTTACCAGAATTGAAATTTAAATCTAGTTTTTCTGTTGATTTGGTGAATTACAACGGTCACTTTTATTCAAATCCTTTGATTGGGCAGGGAAGTGAGATCGGTGGTTCAGTAACAAAAACAAACTCAAGAACGCTGTCTTATACGACCAGTAATATTCTGACTTTTGATAAAAAATTCAACCAGCATCACTTTAATATTTTGGCGGGTCAGGAATTTTATCATTACGAATTTCAAACCATCTCTGGAAACAGAAGCCAATTTTCACTTCCCTATTATTACGAGCCGGATGCGGCAGCTTTGTTGGGTGGATTCAGTGGAAACAGCGATAAATTAGGCTTGTTAAGTTTCTTGGGAAAAGTGGAATATGATTTTAAAAATAAATATTTCGTTTCCGGATCGGTAAGGGCAGATGGTTCTTCAAGATTTTCTCCTGAAAACAGATGGGGGACGTTCTGGTCAGTCGGTGGTTCTTGGAGGGCTTCGAATGAAGATTTCATTAAAGATTTAAATATATTCGATCAGCTGACTCTTCGTGCAAGTTATGGAGGACAGGGAAATGACAAATTGAGCACGTATTATGCGTATCAAAGTCTGTATACCTTTTATAACAACTTAGGTGAAGGCGGTACGGTGGCAAGCAGGCTTCCTACTCCGGATTTGAAATGGGAAACCAACCTCAATCTGAATGTAGGTTTGGAATTTGCCATTCTGAAAAACAGAATCAAAGGAAATGTAGAATATTTCCAACGTCAGAGTCAAGATCTTTTGTTTGATATGCCTTTGGCTCCGTCAGTGGGTTTCAGCGGATATCAGGCAAATATCGGAGAATTAAAAAATACAGGTTTTGAATTTTCTCTATTTACAACGCCCGTTAAAACTGATGACTTTCAATGGGATGTTGATATGAATCTGAGTACTTTAAACAATAAAATAACCAAACTGCCGAAAGGGTCTATTGTCAGCGGAACAAAACTTTTGCAAGTCGGAGGTTCTATTTACGATTTCTTCATTCCTGAATGGATTGGAGTCGACCCAAGCAACGGAAATCCCCTTTGGAAAACAATCACCACCGATGCCAACGGAAATACAGTGGAAGGAACAACTTCTGAGTATTCAAAAGCCACAAAAATTTTGCAAGGATCTTCTTTGCCAAAAGTGATGGGAGGTCTTACCACAAGTATCAGATATAAAGATTTTGATTTTTCAGGATTGCTGACTTTTAGTTTGGGAGGAAAAATTCTCGATACTGATTATACGATGTTAATGCACAACGGAAGTGCTGCCGGAAGAGCATGGAGCTCTGAAATGTTAAATCGATGGACTCCCGAAAATACCAATACCGATGTTCCTGCTTTAAGCACGACGACCAATAACTGGACTTCCGCTTCGTCAAGATTTTTATACTCGGGAACGTATGCAAGAATTAAAAACGTGAGTCTGGGATATACACTTCCGTCAAATTACTTTGAAAGAATAGGGTTAAAAAAACTGAGAGTGTACGTTCAGGCAGAAAATCTTTTCACATTCTACAAACATAAAGGAATGGATCCTGAGCAGACTCTGGACGGAACAACCTATTACAGATATCCTGCAATGAGAACGGTAACTTTCGGACTGCAGGCTACGCTTTAA
- the pckA gene encoding phosphoenolpyruvate carboxykinase (ATP) — protein sequence MKNAKIIQDLQKLGIKGEYELTYNPSYEELYQAEMAPENQGFEKAELTESGAVSVQTGIFTGRSPKDRYIVQDDVTKDTIFWDGKVNLPTTPEIFESCKDLVLNQLSGAKKIYVVDTFCGTNEDTRLKVRFIVEVAWQAHFVTNMFIRPSHYDLENYGEPDFTVINGSKTTNPNWEEQELNSENFVMFNLTEKLQIIGGTWYGGEMKKGMFAMMNYYLPLKGMASMHCSANVGEEGDVALFFGLSGTGKTTLSADPKRYLIGDDEHGWDNNGVFNYEGGCYAKVIDLSAEKEPDIFRAIKRDALLENVVVNDGVADYKDGSITENTRVSYPIYHINKIVLPSKAGHASKIVYLSADAFGVLPPVSILDENQAQYHFLCGYTSKLAGTERGITEPEPSFSPAFGEAFLTLHPTMYSKTLIGKMKEHGAKAYLVNTGWNGTGKRISLKDTRAIIDAIIDGSIENAEKTTIPVMNLEIPTSLPNVSEGILDPRDTYNDVAEWEEKAKDLAAKYIKNFEQYCGNDEAKKLIASGPQLQEQTI from the coding sequence TGTACAGACAGGTATTTTCACTGGACGCTCGCCGAAGGACAGATACATTGTTCAGGATGATGTTACGAAAGATACTATTTTCTGGGACGGTAAAGTAAACCTTCCTACAACACCCGAAATTTTCGAATCTTGTAAAGATTTAGTTTTAAATCAACTTTCTGGTGCCAAAAAAATCTATGTTGTCGATACATTTTGCGGGACTAATGAAGATACAAGACTAAAAGTAAGATTTATCGTTGAAGTTGCGTGGCAGGCGCATTTCGTTACAAATATGTTCATCCGTCCATCTCATTACGATTTAGAAAACTACGGAGAACCAGATTTCACAGTAATTAATGGTTCAAAAACTACCAACCCAAATTGGGAAGAGCAGGAATTGAATTCTGAAAATTTTGTGATGTTCAACCTTACAGAAAAGCTTCAGATTATTGGTGGAACTTGGTACGGCGGAGAAATGAAAAAAGGAATGTTTGCGATGATGAATTATTACCTTCCGTTAAAAGGTATGGCATCGATGCACTGTTCTGCTAACGTTGGTGAAGAAGGAGATGTAGCGTTATTCTTCGGACTTTCGGGAACAGGAAAAACAACTTTGTCTGCAGATCCTAAAAGATATTTAATTGGTGACGATGAGCACGGTTGGGATAACAACGGAGTTTTCAACTATGAAGGTGGATGTTATGCTAAAGTAATCGATTTGTCAGCAGAAAAAGAACCGGATATTTTCAGAGCGATTAAAAGAGACGCGCTTCTAGAAAATGTTGTGGTTAATGATGGAGTTGCTGATTACAAAGACGGTTCAATCACAGAAAATACGAGAGTTTCTTATCCGATTTATCATATTAATAAAATCGTTTTACCTTCTAAAGCAGGTCACGCAAGCAAGATTGTTTATCTTTCGGCTGATGCTTTCGGAGTTTTGCCTCCGGTTTCTATTTTAGATGAAAACCAGGCTCAATATCATTTCCTTTGCGGTTATACTTCAAAATTAGCTGGAACAGAGAGAGGAATTACAGAACCGGAACCATCTTTCTCTCCGGCATTTGGTGAAGCATTCTTAACATTGCACCCAACTATGTATTCTAAAACATTGATTGGTAAAATGAAAGAGCACGGAGCAAAAGCTTATTTAGTGAACACAGGTTGGAACGGAACAGGAAAAAGAATTTCTCTAAAAGATACAAGAGCAATTATTGATGCAATTATCGACGGATCAATTGAAAATGCTGAGAAAACTACAATCCCTGTAATGAATTTAGAAATTCCAACTTCATTGCCGAATGTTTCTGAAGGTATTTTAGATCCGAGAGATACATACAATGATGTTGCAGAATGGGAAGAAAAAGCAAAAGATCTTGCTGCAAAATATATTAAGAACTTCGAGCAGTACTGCGGTAATGACGAAGCCAAAAAGCTGATTGCCTCTGGTCCTCAATTGCAGGAACAGACCATTTAG